The following proteins are co-located in the Ailuropoda melanoleuca isolate Jingjing chromosome 13, ASM200744v2, whole genome shotgun sequence genome:
- the STX16 gene encoding syntaxin-16 isoform X3, producing the protein MATRRLTDAFLLLRNNSIQNRQLLAEQELDELADDRMALVSGISLDPEAAIGVTKRSPPKWVDGVDEIQYDVGRIKQKMKELASLHDQHLNRPTLDDSSEQEHAIEITTQEITQLFHRCQRAVRALPSRACRACSEQEERLLRNVVASLAQALQELSTSFRRAQSGYLKRMKNREERSQHFFDTSVPLMDDGDDNTVYDRGFTDDQLVLVEQNTLMVEEREREIRQIVQSISDLNEIFRDLGAMIVEQGTVLDRIDYNVEQSCIKTQDGLKQLHKAEQYQKKNRKMLVILILFVIIIVLIVVLIGVKSR; encoded by the exons CTTGCTGACGACCGTATGGCTCTGGTGTCAGGCATTAGCTTGGATCCAGAAGCAGCCATCGGTGTGACAAAACGGTCGCCTCCTAAATGGGTGGATGGAGTGGACGAA atACAGTACGATGTTGGCCGGATTAAACAGAAGATGAAGGAATTAGCCAGCCTTCATGACCAGCATTTAAACAGACCCACCCTGGATGACAGCAGTGAGCAGGAGCACGCCATTGAGATAACCACCCAAGAGATCACTCAG CTCTTCCACAGGTGCCAGCGCGCGGTGCGGGCTCTGCCCAGCCGGGCCTGCAGGGCCTGCTCCGAGCAGGAGGAGCGGCTCCTTCGCAACGTGGTGGCCTCCCTGGCGCAGGCTCTGCAGGAGCTGTCCACCAGCTTCCGGCGCGCACAGTCGGGCTACCTCAAAC GCATGAAGAATCGAGAGGAAAGATCCCAGCATTTTTTTGATACGTCAGTACCACTAATGGACGATGGAGACGATAATACTGTTTATGACCGG GGTTTTACAGATGACCAGTTGGTGCTGGTGGAGCAGAACACGCTgatggtggaggagagggagcggGAGATCCGCCAGATCGTGCAGTCCATCTCGGACCTGAATGAAATATTTCGGGACTTGGGAGCGATGATTGTGGAGCAG GGTACAGTCCTTGATAGAATTGACTATAATGTTGAGCAGTCCTGTATCAAGACCCAAGATGGCTTGAAACAACTTCACAAG GCAGAGCAGTATCAAAAGAAGAATCGGAAGATGCTtgtgattttaatattatttgtcaTCATCATTGTCCTCATTGTTGTCCTCATCGGCGTGAAGTCTCGCTAG
- the STX16 gene encoding syntaxin-16 isoform X5: MALVSGISLDPEAAIGVTKRSPPKWVDGVDEIQYDVGRIKQKMKELASLHDQHLNRPTLDDSSEQEHAIEITTQEITQLFHRCQRAVRALPSRACRACSEQEERLLRNVVASLAQALQELSTSFRRAQSGYLKRMKNREERSQHFFDTSVPLMDDGDDNTVYDRGFTDDQLVLVEQNTLMVEEREREIRQIVQSISDLNEIFRDLGAMIVEQGTVLDRIDYNVEQSCIKTQDGLKQLHKAEQYQKKNRKMLVILILFVIIIVLIVVLIGVKSR; the protein is encoded by the exons ATGGCTCTGGTGTCAGGCATTAGCTTGGATCCAGAAGCAGCCATCGGTGTGACAAAACGGTCGCCTCCTAAATGGGTGGATGGAGTGGACGAA atACAGTACGATGTTGGCCGGATTAAACAGAAGATGAAGGAATTAGCCAGCCTTCATGACCAGCATTTAAACAGACCCACCCTGGATGACAGCAGTGAGCAGGAGCACGCCATTGAGATAACCACCCAAGAGATCACTCAG CTCTTCCACAGGTGCCAGCGCGCGGTGCGGGCTCTGCCCAGCCGGGCCTGCAGGGCCTGCTCCGAGCAGGAGGAGCGGCTCCTTCGCAACGTGGTGGCCTCCCTGGCGCAGGCTCTGCAGGAGCTGTCCACCAGCTTCCGGCGCGCACAGTCGGGCTACCTCAAAC GCATGAAGAATCGAGAGGAAAGATCCCAGCATTTTTTTGATACGTCAGTACCACTAATGGACGATGGAGACGATAATACTGTTTATGACCGG GGTTTTACAGATGACCAGTTGGTGCTGGTGGAGCAGAACACGCTgatggtggaggagagggagcggGAGATCCGCCAGATCGTGCAGTCCATCTCGGACCTGAATGAAATATTTCGGGACTTGGGAGCGATGATTGTGGAGCAG GGTACAGTCCTTGATAGAATTGACTATAATGTTGAGCAGTCCTGTATCAAGACCCAAGATGGCTTGAAACAACTTCACAAG GCAGAGCAGTATCAAAAGAAGAATCGGAAGATGCTtgtgattttaatattatttgtcaTCATCATTGTCCTCATTGTTGTCCTCATCGGCGTGAAGTCTCGCTAG
- the STX16 gene encoding syntaxin-16 isoform X4: MATRRLTDAFLLLRNNSIQNRQLLAEQLADDRMALVSGISLDPEAAIGVTKRSPPKWVDGVDEIQYDVGRIKQKMKELASLHDQHLNRPTLDDSSEQEHAIEITTQEITQLFHRCQRAVRALPSRACRACSEQEERLLRNVVASLAQALQELSTSFRRAQSGYLKRMKNREERSQHFFDTSVPLMDDGDDNTVYDRGFTDDQLVLVEQNTLMVEEREREIRQIVQSISDLNEIFRDLGAMIVEQGTVLDRIDYNVEQSCIKTQDGLKQLHKAEQYQKKNRKMLVILILFVIIIVLIVVLIGVKSR, from the exons CTTGCTGACGACCGTATGGCTCTGGTGTCAGGCATTAGCTTGGATCCAGAAGCAGCCATCGGTGTGACAAAACGGTCGCCTCCTAAATGGGTGGATGGAGTGGACGAA atACAGTACGATGTTGGCCGGATTAAACAGAAGATGAAGGAATTAGCCAGCCTTCATGACCAGCATTTAAACAGACCCACCCTGGATGACAGCAGTGAGCAGGAGCACGCCATTGAGATAACCACCCAAGAGATCACTCAG CTCTTCCACAGGTGCCAGCGCGCGGTGCGGGCTCTGCCCAGCCGGGCCTGCAGGGCCTGCTCCGAGCAGGAGGAGCGGCTCCTTCGCAACGTGGTGGCCTCCCTGGCGCAGGCTCTGCAGGAGCTGTCCACCAGCTTCCGGCGCGCACAGTCGGGCTACCTCAAAC GCATGAAGAATCGAGAGGAAAGATCCCAGCATTTTTTTGATACGTCAGTACCACTAATGGACGATGGAGACGATAATACTGTTTATGACCGG GGTTTTACAGATGACCAGTTGGTGCTGGTGGAGCAGAACACGCTgatggtggaggagagggagcggGAGATCCGCCAGATCGTGCAGTCCATCTCGGACCTGAATGAAATATTTCGGGACTTGGGAGCGATGATTGTGGAGCAG GGTACAGTCCTTGATAGAATTGACTATAATGTTGAGCAGTCCTGTATCAAGACCCAAGATGGCTTGAAACAACTTCACAAG GCAGAGCAGTATCAAAAGAAGAATCGGAAGATGCTtgtgattttaatattatttgtcaTCATCATTGTCCTCATTGTTGTCCTCATCGGCGTGAAGTCTCGCTAG